The Streptococcus oralis region TTGTTATTTTTTGAGCATTACGCATCCGAAAATCGAAGGTATAGAGTTGAAATGGATTGACAGCGCCATCTACCTTGTCCGACGAGACAGGAACGAGCAAGCCTTTTTCTGCCAAACGACGTTGGCCGTGAGTGATAGGACAGACAGCTACAAAACCAGTTTGCAAGGCATATTCTCTCCTAGAAACTACCAAGGCAGGTCGCCTTTTCTGAATCTCCCGACCGACTGATGGATCAAAGTCCAGCCAAATGATATCCTGCTTTTCAGGAATATAGTCAGATTTCGCTATCAACTGACCTTACCCCTTCAAAATCGTTTGTCATTCTCAAATCAGTAATCCCATCAAAAGGATCTTTCAGTTTTGGAGCTAAGACAATGACTCCGTCAATTCCTTTGTAGACAACCATTTCTTGACCTTCTGACATCCCTAAATTTTTAGGAATGGTCACAGTGAGCGAATTTCCCACCTTGCGAGTCTTTACTGTATTCATTGCTCTACCTCCACGAATTAGTATACACTAAGTATATACCTGAAAACAAAAAAAGTCAAGTAAATCGTTACTGACCTCAAGGATGTTTCGGACGATTACTATTTGTGATTTATTATGGTCAAAGCCTGTGCAAAAGTTCCTCATTTATGATAGAATAGATGGTAAGAAAGAAAACGTTTTTATCACGTTTTTTTTAGTCGGAAGGGGAAAATATTATGGCTACTATTCAATGGTTTCCGGGCCACATGTCTAAGGCTCGGCGACAGGTTCAGGAGAATTTAAAATTTGTTGATTTTGTGACAATTTTGGTGGATGCTCGGCTACCTTTATCTAGTCAAAATCCTATGTTAACCAAGATTGTTGGAGATAAACCAAAACTCTTGATTTTGAACAAGGCAGACCTTGCTGACCCCGCAATGACCAAAGAATGGCGTCAGTATTTTGAATCACAGGGAATCCAAACTCTGGCTATCAACTCCAAAGAGCAAGTGACTGTAAAAGTTGTGACGGATGCAGCCAAAAAGCTCATGGCTGATAAGATTGCACGCCAGAAAGAACGCGGTATCAAGATCGAAACCTTGCGGACCATGATTATCGGAATTCCAAATGCCGGTAAGTCAACCCTCATGAACCGTTTGGCTGGGAAAAAGATTGCGGTTGTAGGTAATAAACCAGGTGTTACCAAGGGGCAACAATGGCTTAAAACCAATAAAGACCTTGAAATCCTAGACACACCAGGGATTCTTTGGCCTAAGTTTGAAGATGATGCTGTCGCACTGAAACTAGCCTTGACTGGAGCTATCAAAGACCAGTTGCTTCCTATGGATGAGGTGACCATTTTTGGTCTCAATTATTTCAAAAAACATTATCCAGAAAA contains the following coding sequences:
- a CDS encoding type II toxin-antitoxin system PemK/MazF family toxin; translated protein: MIAKSDYIPEKQDIIWLDFDPSVGREIQKRRPALVVSRREYALQTGFVAVCPITHGQRRLAEKGLLVPVSSDKVDGAVNPFQLYTFDFRMRNAQKITRMDTQCFQKVVQLYQYIFGDT
- the mazE gene encoding type II toxin-antitoxin system PemI/MazE family antitoxin; this encodes MNTVKTRKVGNSLTVTIPKNLGMSEGQEMVVYKGIDGVIVLAPKLKDPFDGITDLRMTNDFEGVRSVDSEI
- the ylqF gene encoding ribosome biogenesis GTPase YlqF — translated: MATIQWFPGHMSKARRQVQENLKFVDFVTILVDARLPLSSQNPMLTKIVGDKPKLLILNKADLADPAMTKEWRQYFESQGIQTLAINSKEQVTVKVVTDAAKKLMADKIARQKERGIKIETLRTMIIGIPNAGKSTLMNRLAGKKIAVVGNKPGVTKGQQWLKTNKDLEILDTPGILWPKFEDDAVALKLALTGAIKDQLLPMDEVTIFGLNYFKKHYPEKLAERFKQMKIEEEAPVIIMDMTRALGFRDDYDRFYSLFVKEVRDGKLGNYTLDTLDDIDDDD